TGGACGGCAGTAAGCCCGAGATGATGAAGAGGCCGGGTTTCGGTGACAGCACTCTGAAGTACAGCGAACCCATCCGCTTGCCCGCGGGGAGAGTGTCTGTGAGAGCCATGGCTGTCAGCACGTAGGGACATTTTATGCTTTGTAGTTTATAATAAACTGGGTTATAGTCGTTATTatgtgcacactcacacacatacacacacacactcactctcacactcactcactcacacacacacacactcactcactctctcacacactcactcactctctctcacacacacacacacactctcacgctcactcactcacacacacacacacacacacacacacacacacacacacacacactcactcacacgctcacacacatatttaaacagATCTGAAAAAGACTCTTTTGCCTCCAAaccatttaatttcataatgttCATGAAATGTACAGCAAGATGATCTGAGCACAAGAAAGATCAGATAAAGTGAGTTTTTATCcacttttaatacttttaaagcTTGGCATTAATGTTTTGTAGCAATTACagcaacaatatatatatatatatatatatatatatatatatatatatatacaaataaaataatcaaacttGTTACaaaattctaattatttaaataaacacgtTTTTACCAGtttgtattttcagtatttttatacaCTGTTTTATAGACCGTTTCATAGTTGTGATGtcatttcaaaagcaaaagagataattttttttatttccaaaaatgtttaaaatgtcatttccatCGCCGGTCACTTCCGTAACCAAATCAAACCAAGtacattattatttcaaatatactCAAAACTCAGAGAAAGCATTTGATGCATGCTTCTCTGTCGCaagtaaacaaattaaataaactgagGTTGTATAAAGATAATTGCAACGGAGGGGTCGAGAAACTATTATACTCGAGCTCCGATGGTCCGTCTATTGACAGAAGAGaaataaatctgcataaaaggaggaggagggagacgCTGAACGAAACTAATAACATTGTATTTATACTGGCTGTATTAATTGGAAGATCAGATGGGAGTAGTCCTccagaaatgacagaaataattTTACTTGTACTACACATGGATTGAAATGAAGTCTGTTTGTGATGTGATGCAGCGACGGCCGTCAGAGCGCAGTCGTCACCAAGGTTTTCAGAGTGACCCCGTCTCCTTCGGATGAGCAGGATCTGACTGCAGGCCGTGAGGATGACACCCTGACGGACGGCCGAGCGATCAATGGCAAGGATGTCAGTTTAAAACCCGTCCTGGTTCAACGTAACGCTATTGCATGCATTTGAGGATGCGTAttataaatatgactttttacgTCGAACAGGatactttaattaatttgaagGACAGCGAATACGGAGTTGGCATTCCCTCTGCTAAAAATCCAGGTAAAAATTTCACTCTAGACAACGTTTATTTGCTACACACGTGCCGCCTTGTGCcaattgtgtgctttttttatatatcagatATTCGGAGTGGTGAATCACGAGAAGGTTTGAAAGGTCCTCGATTCCTGTCGCGACGCCTCGGCCCCGGTTCGTCTGCATGGACGACAGCGCGAGACACGCAAGTAACGGTTTACAATGTGCATTAAAAGCTCCCGAAAAACAACCCTCCCTACGGCGGCGATCAACGTTTTCTCAAGCTATAAACAAATGCGttgtttttcacttcactttttCACAATTACACCAGAACCAGAGCACGGATGTGGAAAACCTCTTAAAAACCTCAAGCGGCACGCAGATATCGCGCATCCAGAGAGAGACTGATTTCCTTAGGTGAGATGTATATCAACGCAGTCAAGTGATTAGTcgcgattaattgcatgcaaaataaaagtttttgtttacataatagatgtgtgtgcgctgtgtatgtttattacgtatatgtaaatgcacacacgtctatgtgtacattttaaaatgttatgttcatataataaatatatatatatatatatatatatatatatatatatatatatatatatatatatatatatatatatatatataatacagtgctgtcaaatgattaatcgcgattaatcgcatcgataaaaaaacgtttttgtttgcatacgtgttctttgtatatttatgtatacataaatacactttgcatgtatttaaatgtttgtattcaTACAATTTAGactataaattaatatattcatacatagaAGAATATGTATGTACTTTtctgcacatacatatataaacaaaagcttttattttggatgcaattaatcgcaattgAGGTTGACagcattgaaatatatatatatatactgtatatattatatcaatataaatatagacgTAAATACATgtagttattaaaattatatactgtatttgtgagTATATAGCAAAagatttgtatacatttatttataaaacaaaaacattgcaatgcaattaatcgcaataAATTTTTGTCAGCAGCagtatgtaattttatattcaatatatttatcaTCTGTATTAATATTCATCTTTATGAAGATGTCCAAAGTGCTTGAGTCATCGCCCTTCGGATCCTTTCGCCCGATTCTGTCTGCACTGTGGAGCGCCAGTGCCTCCAATACCTGGTCAGAGACTGCCCCCTACTGAAGGAGGACAGGTACGATATATTCTGCTGTTACGAGACACACTGATAATCAGACGACAATATGAGCATGTGCCGTGATTTCTCACAGATGGGTCTATGTGTGCACTGTAAAGCCATGGTGCCTCTCAACACGGCCTCGTGTGTGGTGTGTGAGTCTCCACTGACTCAACAACTGCAGCCGCAGGCCAGTCTGAGACTACAGGTACATTTTCATTCCCGTTAAAGAGTCAAAAAGTTGTCTCTTACTGACCTTCGAAGCATCCTACGTGACTTGCAGACCGATCTAATCTGAGTTATATTCGAAATAGTTTCGGCCCTTCTAAGTTGTATGATTGTAGTGGGTGGGTGTTTCCCTTTAACGGTCTAAAACGCGTTAACAATAAAGTTTGCGTAAACGCAACAAAATGTCCCTCACCCTCGAAGGTTCCCTTGTATTGaatccatgtgtttttgtaagataaatacGCGATTAGTGCGaaacaccaaacaaaacaaaacaccaatcATGAATTAGAAGCATAAGCCAAGGATTTGTAACGAAAAAAGACTGAGGTTTCCGATATAAGCCGAAAGGAGACGTTTTTCTTTGCTAAAGTGCACAAACgctgtttcttttttctcctaCGTTTCCCAGAAACTCTTGCTTGACGCATCCAACcttcaattatattttacttgaataaaaaatgacatatgTCGAGAATGTATAAGAATTAttatgtttgggtgaactaaccctttaaatgcaCTTATTAGATCAGTTGAGTATATTATGTCCGTCTTATTCTAGGATAAGCTCATCTGTCGGTCTTGTGGGACGGGAAACCCTGCTCATATCACACACTGTGTCACTTGTGAATCCCAGCTGCTTCGGCAAACCACAGTAAGAGCTCGGACTAAAGCCGGTCAAATCGTTATCAGGATTTTGATTGGACACTTTCATAACGGTGTTTATGTTTGTACAGCCGGTTTTCAGCGGACAGAGGGCTGCACCTGTTCCCAGCTCACAGGGCAAAATGGTCTCCTGCTCTAAGTGCAGTAGAGTCAACCACTCGGATGCCCGATTCTGCGACTGGTGTGGGGCAAAGGTGATAAACCTTAAACTACACTACAACTAGTCCTACACTAACAGTCAAAAGATATTCAACAGtaagactgtttttttttttttttttgaaaatgtagctttgcttAGAGGAATacactacattttaatatgtattgaAAGATAGCAGTTTtttgaaatggtaaaaatatttcacagtattactgctttggctgtattttggattaagtaaatgcagcctttggtgagcagaagagaaccagtcaaaaatcttactgttcaaaTATTTTGACTGTGTATTTCTGTTTAGGGTACACAATGAATACAGCATGTCTATACATTTGTTGAAATGAATAATAACTAGCTGGGTTGGAGGTACGAAATATGATACTACTGTGCAGTTATGAtagggaatatatatatatagagagagagagggagagggagggagagagagagggagaaagaaagagagagagagagagagagagagagagagagaggagagaaagagagagaaaaagagagagagagagagagagagagagagagagagagagagagagagagagagaagagagagagagggagagagacagagagagagagagagagagagagagagagagagagagagagagagagagaaagagagagagagagagagagagagagagagagagagagagagagagagagagagagagagagagagagagagagagagagagagagagagagatagaaagagagagagagagagagagagagagagggagagaaagagagattaaaacttgtaaaaaaaagtaccgCCAAAGTGGTTTGACAACTGATGTTATGGTTATGATTATCGATTATATTGTAGGATATCGTGTTTTTCTACTCTTATTATCCTTATCTGCtgtctatgttttttttaatcgttcatcagctgggaaaaaaattgtgattcCTGCTATATCTATATTTGCGTCTGTACCCAGTGAAGGATATCGTCCGTTTATTATAAGCTCAAGTGCGTCTGCCACTTTAAAATCTCAAGGGGACGATAGCGGGATTCATTTTGGCTTGGTTTTCAATGTTTCTATCATTCATCAGTTGGAAAAAAATTGATTCAGacgatattgtttctctgtgcctttatcgttatagCTGAGGTGTGAACGCTGCTATTCTTTAACATAGAGAACGATTTTTAGAACGGTATCTTTTCATCTTTATCTATATTTCGTTATCCTGCTTGGTGCAAACAGtgattttctgtcatttttgatgAGCCTGCTGATCCGTGCCAGCTCAACTTCCTGTTTTAATAGGAAACGCGTACATATAGGACAAAAAACTGAATCATTAACCAGTTTCATGTGTTCTTCATGTCCGTTTTgtcactgaaagtttttgtGGAGCTGTATATTTGGCGTAAACTATAATACGTAGGTTCTATCAAAATACCACTGCATACATTTGGCGAACGCcttgcttttttgtgtttatacttTCAGCCCGGCCACAAAGCCAGCTCTGTGGCCTGTTCTCAGTGTGGAGCCAGCAGCCATCCTTACGCTAATTACTGCGGTGGCTGCGGTGTCTTCCTGGACGGCCCACCCAGGACGTCCTCACATGTAAACGCACAGGACGCACAGGAAGCTGACCAGGTACAGTTCTCCGCCTGTTCGGCACTCGATAAAAGCATGCCGTATTGTATCATCCTCGTCATGCTCTTTGTCGTGTAGTCTTCAGCCACCTGGCAGGCGGTTCCTGCTCCTGAATCAACGACTGAGCTTCCGGCTGCGGGTTTGCGCACGTGCGCAGACGCACAGACGCAGACAGCAGGGCTGTTTTTCCCGTCTAGCACCGAGCTGAAA
This window of the Puntigrus tetrazona isolate hp1 chromosome 22, ASM1883169v1, whole genome shotgun sequence genome carries:
- the dzank1 gene encoding double zinc ribbon and ankyrin repeat-containing protein 1, encoding MTAGSVAAPQIIPIRLPPPGKAKHEIDSCTPVEIKSGESTRLRQRHALVHRWLIFVFHIACVPDSSDVSVLYTLDGSKPEMMKRPGFGDSTLKYSEPIRLPAGRVSVRAMAVSTDGRQSAVVTKVFRVTPSPSDEQDLTAGREDDTLTDGRAINGKDDTLINLKDSEYGVGIPSAKNPDIRSGESREGLKGPRFLSRRLGPGSSAWTTARDTQNQSTDVENLLKTSSGTQISRIQRETDFLRCPKCLSHRPSDPFARFCLHCGAPVPPIPGQRLPPTEGGQMGLCVHCKAMVPLNTASCVVCESPLTQQLQPQASLRLQDKLICRSCGTGNPAHITHCVTCESQLLRQTTPVFSGQRAAPVPSSQGKMVSCSKCSRVNHSDARFCDWCGAKPGHKASSVACSQCGASSHPYANYCGGCGVFLDGPPRTSSHVNAQDAQEADQSSATWQAVPAPESTTELPAAGLRTCADAQTQTAGLFFPSSTELKKRSQQREAELSRQEQMSDRKPLLTAVSPGRGYWRKQLDHICAHLRSYTQNNTEFRALIGEPRLGRMISAVIQEDGYEVSLRINFISASPEDSRSSSAGQQSRSVASESQNLSAVTEGRNSASPDINTARLSANRKKQKKIWSSDAKQTVTKDSLLLKEVGPEGRGQISAVQQLLNEGADPACLGSDGRPALVAAVLNGHHDVIPVLVQREADVNQASGLLNNTALHEAAALGNEGLRSVEMLLGCNASIRKQNGRGQTAYDIAVAAGSSSVVSLMAAHMGQDLLQRHTKARSPSGLDTFS